Below is a window of Haloglycomyces albus DSM 45210 DNA.
AGGATATGGTTTTCAACCGAGGTACTCGGTTATGCCATACCGCCCATGTCGCAGATCTTCCACGTACTGTCTTCCTTCTTCAAGTCCCAGCTGAAGGTACGGGTTTCTTCGTTAGACTCACCCTCGAATTCCACCGTAACGGTGGCTTCAACGTCGACGGTCGCATTGTCTCCATCGACTTCGCTGCCTCCGACTTCGTACTGGATATCCATGTCCCCCATGCCTTCGGCCGCGGAGGTATCGACTTCCTCGTCGAAATTAGACTGCAGGTCTTCACAAAGATAGCCCTTCGCACTATCCTGCGCACCTTCGAAATCGCCGTTCATGGCATCTTCCATCGGACCATCCAGGAACTTCTGGACGACTTCCTCCGGACTGTCACTGCTGGACGGTCCACCACCGCTGCCCAGGAAGAAGAACGCGGCACCGCCACCGATGGCCAGGACAGCCACCGCAACAACGGCGATGATGATCGGGGTTTTATTCCCGCTCTTCTGCGGCGGTCCCTGCGGGGCAAACCCACCTGGGGGCTGACCACCCGGAGGCGGCCCCTGCGGTGGCATACCACCCTGCGGTGGCATACCGCCTTGCTGCGGCGGGTAGCCGGGCTGCTGAGGAGGCATACCCTGCTGGGGCGGCATGCCCTGCTGCGGAGGCTGTCCCGGTTGTTGCGGTGGCATACCGCCTTGCTGCGGCGGGTAGCCGGGCTGCTGGGGAGGATACCCGGGCTGCTGCCCCGGCTGTTGCTGATTCGGGTCAAAGCCCGGCTGTGGAGGTTGATACGACATCGTCGCCCCTTTGGTAAGTAAAAAATTCAGGTAGTCTCCGACAGGGTAACAATCGCCCGCAACCCGTAATGAATCGAATTCACCATTACCCACCGTGTCGTCACCATTGCATATCCGCAGTTCACGCAGGGCGACTTTCCTTAAACTCAATTGACCATCGCCGCCAATGCGACGCGACCGTAGTCCGCTCACCGTCGCTGCTTGGGTACGGTCTCCTCATCATCGTCCCTTACAACCGCGCTGGTCCGTTGCTCCAGGAACGCCAGCCCCGCTTGCGAGGCGAGAACCAGCAGCTGGTCTTCTTCCCGCAGAACCTCTTCACAGTCAGGGCACCAGATATCGTTGGGGCCGGAAACCTTGTTTCCCACCCGAACCATCTCACCGGATTCGTCCCATTCCTGACGTCGAATACCGATCAGACGGAAACCGCCCGGCTCGTCCACGACTCCGGCCTTCTCCCCCACGATGTTCGAGCCCGGTTCCACCCGCACCTGCGCTACGTGCACCAGCTGCCCGCGTACCGGAATCGTCGACAAGATCTGATCGTCGGTCACCAGAGCCGCAAAGGACGCCGCGGCCACTCGCGGGGCACTCCAGGACAGGTGCAGGGGCAGTGTGTCCAGCGGCCAAGCCCCCCGGCCATAATTGCGGCCACTGCGGCGCTGCCGCGCCAGGAAACGCGCGTTGAGGTTCTCGCGAACGAGTTCGGCGAACTCTTCGTCGTAAATGCGCAAGACCGTCCGTACATCGGCGCGGCAATGCACGGCGCACAGCGCGATTTCCAGGTTCTGCGAATCCAATTTAGCCATTGCTACGACCGACAGGCATTGCGCGATCCCCGCTTCGCGCAATATCTCCGGATTGCTGGCATTGCCGAACAGCACCTGAGCCCCTACACTGCGCGCGGTGTTGACTCCTGGAACGTCGTGGTCCTTCTCGATGGCCACGACCGGTTGACCCTGTGCCCGTAGCATCTCCACCACCCGCGTGCCGATGTTTCCCAATCCGACCACGATGATGTGCTTGCGCACGGGCTCGACGATCCGTCCGGTCGCGAGCGCGTACTTTCGCCCCACGAGACTCTGCACGATGGCACCGGTGACGACGGGGATGAGCAGGGCGCCGGACAGGGTGACGGCGACGTGGGCGTATCTCGACCAGGTGGGTGCTCCGAGGTCGGGGTCGATGCCGCCTCCGGCGGCGAGGGCGAGGATGTAGATGGCGTCCCAGATTCCGGAGGGGTTGGCGTCTTCGGCTCCGTGGACCCGCAGTATGACGATTCCGCTGATCATGATGACCAGTAGGAGGATGGTGGCCAGGCGTAGTTTGATGTCGATGGTGCGGCGGAATTCTCGGCTGAGGCGTTTGAGTCCGCGTGTGGTGCGTTGTCTGAGTCGGCTGAGTGTCTGGGATCGGGCGGCCGGTAGCAGGCGGAGGTAGCGGGGTGCTTCGTTGACCGTTTGGGGCAGGATCTGGGTGTAGGGGCGTTTTCCTTCGGCGATGATCCATTGGGTGTTGTCGCTGGGGTTGTTGGTGACGAGTAGTTCGCGTCCCCAGATTTGGATGCGTCCGGGTGGGATGTGGTGTTGGGCGGCGGCCGCGTAGGTTGGGGCGACCATGTCGGCGTCGGATTCGATGAAGATTTCGTTTTTTCCGACGAGGTGGCGTACGCGGGAGGTGAGTTGCCGGTTGTACATCCGGATGATCAACCGCGCCTGGGTGGTTTGTTTTTTCCGTCGGGCGCTCTGTTGGATGAGTTGCCGTAGTTTGAGGGCGAGGTGGAGGTTTCCGACGTCGTCTTGGGCGAGTAGGACGACCGCGTGGGCTTTTTCGAGCCCGTAGGAGGCGACGGTGTCGGCTTCGATGCGGTCGGTTTCCTGGACGCGGAGGAGGTCGTTGCGGGCCTGGGCGGCGCGGATTTCGAAGCTTTGAAATCCGCTGCCCGGGGAGATGACGGCTGTGACGGCCACGCCGAAGTTGTCGGTGAGGTTTCGGATGAATCTCAGGGCAAGTCCGGTGTCGCCCACCACGATGACGTGTTTGGTGTTGGGCGGCGGCCATTCTCGGCGTAGCGGCGACATACTTTGAGTGTAAACATGTGTCGCAATCTAATACCAGGTAGTTACATTCGTCTGTCTACTTGGCGGGGACGACGTTCCGTCTCAGGTGCCGTCGTTCAGGCTTTTCTTCAGCGTGTGCAGTGGTATTTCGTAGTCGTACCAATTGACGTCGTGGACGAATCCGAGTTGGGCGTTGACCCAGTTGACGTCTTGAGCGTCGGGTGACGTCCAGGTCTGTACGTCGTGCAGTTGCGGTTCGCGTTGACGTAGTTCGAGCAGCAGGGCCGCCTTCATGGTCATGGCGAGCCCGTAGGAACGGTGGCCGCTGGCGACGACGGTGTCGTACTGGTCGGCGCGGGTGGGTCGTTGGTTGGAGACGACCACCTCGGTCAGGCCGACGACTTCGTCGGTTCGTTCGTTGATCGCCACCATGATGTGCGGACGCATACCGCGTTTCCGCAGGGTGTCGAAGGCGGTGGCCAGCTGGTTGGCTTCCGCGGAGGGACGCCATTCCGGCAGCCAGACGATGGGGGCTTCGGGTGAATGCAGGTGTGCTTTGACGTCGGCGTACGAGTCGGCGTAGGAGGCGGGGACCGATCCGGGGAAATATCGCAGTTCATAGTCGGCGGCTACGCGCTTGGCGGCCGTTTCCATGAATTCCCAGTCGATGTTGTCCCAGCGTAGGAGGTGACGGTGTTCCAGCTCGGCGATCTCGAAGCCGAGACGGTCGTAGAATCCGACTGCCGGAGTGGTGGCGATGACCTCGGCGCAGACGGTATCGCAGCCCATCGCCTCGGCGCTGTCGGCGGTGTGGCGTAGGAGGAGCTTTCCGATACCTTGACCTCGCACTTCGGGGCGAGTGGCGATCTCCACGATACCGACGGGGTCGTCGCTGAGCCGAGTTATGACGCTATGGCCCAGGAAGTGGCCGCGGTCCTCGTAGGCAACCAGAAGTTTGCGCTGCGAACCGGGGAGGGTTTGGCTGAGGTAGTCCCTGAGGCGGTGACTGTTCCATTGCGGTTCGCCGGGCATGTCGGAATCGGTCATCGCATTGAGGACATCGCACCATTGTTCTATGTCATCGGTGGACATCTGGGCTGCGTTGAGCTCCTCCACTCGCATAGACCCTCCTGGTCATGTTGTGATCGGTCAGGCGGCCGCCCCACGGGGGTCGCCTTGGCGTTCCCCGGTTTCGGCCACCTGCCGCGCGGCGTGACGTGGGCATACCTGGGACCCGCGCGTGCGTTTCTCCTACTTCGCTGCTTTCTTTCCGTCGAGCCGATGGATTTCGGGGAGTACTCCAGTTTAGTGCAATCCCTTCGACGCCCGAAAGACAAGAGCGATAGTCATTTACTTTGTTCGCCGTATTGGTTGGCACGTTCGTACACATCGTGGACGTATGTGTCGAGATGGTTGTAGCTGTACACGGCTGCGTACCATTGGGCGGGATCGCGTAGATCCTTCCCGTCGGCACACAGGTAATCGGCCGCCGATACGGCGGCGTCGAAAACGTTCTGTACATTGACCGTGCCGTCACCGTCGCCGTCGGTGCCCCAGCGCTCCCAGGTGGGGGGAATAAACTGCATGGGGCCGGCGGCGCGCATGCGCTCGCCTTCGACGACGACTTCGGGTCCGTAAATGTCGTCACTGGTGTCGCCATTGGGCTCCAGGATGGCATTGCCGGTCGTTCCGTGGTTGGTTTCGACCGATCCGATACCCGCAAGAGTGGTCCACGACAGGTGGCACCCGGGGTTACGTGCTTGGGAGATCAGTTCGGCGCGACCGTAGGCTTCGAGGGCCACCGGAGAGATTCCCAGGTCGCTCAAGTCGTCGGCCCATTGGCTGAGGCTGACGTCGGCAGGACTCTCTTCGGGGCTGGGGCTGGGTGTGTCAGAGTCATCGTTGGGATCGGGACGCACGTCAACCGGTCGCCCACTGTCCGGAGGCTCCACGTATTCCTCGAAATAGGACAGTTCGGTAACCTCATTCCGTTCGGGTGGTGATCCGTAGGACCACGATGGTCCGGCAATGGGACTGACGAAGTAACCGACGGCGAAAAACGCCGCCAGTAGCGCGACGGTGAACGTGACTTGCAGCGCCAAACGACCGCCGGGACGGCGCAGCGCACCGAAACCGCCGCGCAGACCACGTAGTAGCGCCGCCGGAAGTGCTTTGATTCGTATCTTTCGCCTCAACCACACATTAGTGAGTATCTCTCATCTGTTATGCGTCATGAATCCGGCTCCACACTATGGGAATCTGCGAACTAAGCCGCTACCGGCCCTTTCTCCATTCGTTGACCTAACCGGGGACTTTAACCCGCAGCAATCAAATTGTTACCACAATTCGATAACGGTCTTCGACAAGTTGACTCCATACGGAACGCGGATCATATTATGATCGGTCGATAACATAAGGCGGTCCAAATGGGAGAGAGCTTGTTTCGTTATCGATCGTTTCGAACATATGGAGGTCAATTTGGTTGGCCACACTCGTGACCGTAGCGGTCCGGTTAACCGACGCCGGGCCTCGGCCCGTTAATTCTCCTATTTCGGTTGTGAGCGGACCACTACACCGCCTATAGAGAACCGGTAGGACTACGCGTGCCGCCGTTTCCTTACCAGGCAACGGCACCGAGCCGACATTACGGTCCGGACCGTGGTCGACTCCAGGGGAGGTGGAGCGACGCCTCCGGGGTTGACCCGAAGCCGATGACACGACCGACATGTCATCGGCAGTCAAGCGTAGGTCATGGCCAGACAAACCGCGCTTTGCATGCGGGGTACACAGAAAGCGATATTCTCGGTGGACACGACAGATCTGACAACCGCACCAATATCAACAGCCGTTACACAACGAATTCACACCACGACCGGCCTGCCGTCAGGATTCCTCACCTTCATCCTCACCGACATCGAAGGCTCCACGCCTTTGGTCTGCGAGCTGGGCGATGACCGCTATCGCGAACTCATCCAGCGACATCGCCGGATCATTCGCCAATGCCTGGAGAGATCCGGGGGATACGAAGTGGAGACGGAGGGGGATTCATTTCTTTTGGTATTCACCGACGCCCAAGCGGCACTACGGTGTGCCACACGTATTCAGTTCGCCCTCGCCGACACCGTATGGCCGTATTACGGATACGACCGCCCCGTCCGACCACGCGTTCGGATCGCCGCGCACAGTGGTTACGCCGAAGCGTCGGACCAGGGCTACAGTACGATCGAAATTCACCGCACTGCTCGGATCTGCTCGGCGACTCATGGAGACCAGATCCTCATCTCCGAGCAATGCCGGGCGGCCGCCCACGAACCTCACACCATCCACATCGGAGACTACGATCTCAAAGGCCTGAACGAAAGCCTTAGCCTCTACCAGCTCACGACGCCAGGACTCCGTGCCGACTTCGCTCCACCACCCGTACGCCGTCGGCGACACAATCTGCCGCAGCCGTACTCACACACCATCACCCACCCCGACCAGATGGAACGAATCAACCGGGCCCTGGAGGTCCAACGCCTGATCACCCTCACCGGGCTACCCCGCAGCGGCAAAACCACCACCGCCCTGTCCTGGGCACATGCCCACCTCGACGAATTCGAAGGAGGCGTCTGGTACGTCAACACCGACGACCTCGGAGGCGGACTACTGCGAGCGCTCGGCAAGCCGGTCGAACCGTTCCGAGCCCCGCTGGATACCGCCATCGAACATGTGCGGGACCGGCGCAGTCTCGTCGTCGTAGACGGCCAGGACCCGCGCCCCGATCCGGGACGGTTGCGCGCTCTGCTGGACGCGTGCCCCCGACTACGTGTCATCGTCTGCGCTCGCGAAGCCGTTGGGCTGGAGGGTGAATCCACTCTTCCGCAACTCGCCCCCGGCATCGAACGATGCGCAAAACTGTTGCGACAGGGCGTGCGGGCCCACGGCTCCGACCTCGACGACACCGACGCGCGCCGCATCGTCAATACCGTGGACTGCTTCGTTCCCGCCTTCGAACTGCTCAGCCAGTTGGTCGCCGTCAGCGGACCCATCGCAACACAGCAGGAACTGACCAACAACCCGTGTGAACTGTTCGAACACTCGGTGGTCGACCATAGCGTTCACTCCTGCGTGCGCGCACTCGACTCGACCCAGGAAGGACTGTTCCGGGCGCTGTTGACCTACGGCTCCGCCCGGTTCGGCATCGGTCTGCTCATGCGCACCGCGCGGAACCACGGCGCCCACTTCTCCGATCTCAAACGCATGATCGACATGGCGTTGCTGGTACCGACGTCTGAGGCGCACTACCGTATCCCGGCACCCATTCGGTGGCTGCATCGCCCCCGGTGGGACGACCGGTTGCGGCCGACCATGCCCAATCCGCCACTGTCACCCGCCTGGGCACAGGCCGAACAAGGGTTCGACACGCCGTCCTATGTTCAGGACGGTCTCGCCCTGAGCTCACCGCGTTAACGGTCGGCGATATGACTTATCTCCGCCAGGAGCGGCCATGTGAGCTTTCTCCGCCGGGGGCGGCTGTGACAACGGCGGACAATCATGCAAAGCTGGCATTCATGCAGGAAGTAAGTCATTCTAATTCCGAGAAATACACGCAGCGCGGCACAAAGGTCACGCCCGGAGGGGTCAACTCTCCGGTACGGGCCTTCGGCGGCGTCGGAGGCACCCCGGTGTACATGGAATCGGCCCAGGGTAGCCGAATGGTTGATGTGGACGGAAACAGCTACATCGACCTCGTCGGCTCCTGGGGCCCCATGATTCTGGGCCACGCCCACCCCGAGGTCGTCTCGGCCGTCACCACCGCTGCCGAACGCGGCACCTCCTTCGGCACCTCCTCGCCCGGCGAAGTGGAACTGGCCGAAGAGCTCGTCGCCCGCACCAACTGCGAACAGGTGCGCCTGGTGACGTCGGGAACCGAGGCCACCATGAGCGCCCTGCGGCTCGCCCGAGGAGCCACCGGACGCGACAAGGTCATCAAGTTCGCCGGCTGCTACCACGGCCACGGCGACGCCTTCCTCGCCGCCGCCGGCTCCGGCGTGGCCACTCTGGGAACACCGGACTCCCCCGGCGTCCCCGCCTCGGCCACCGCCGACACCATCGTGGTGCCCTATAACGACCTCGACGCCGTCACAGAGGCACTCCAGGCCAACGAAGGCCAGGTCGCCGCCGTCATCACCGAGGCCATTCCCGGAAACATGGGCTGCGTGGCCCCACAGGACGACTTCAACGAACGCCTCTACCGGCTCGCCCACGAACACGGCAGCCTCCTGATCAGCGACGAGGTCATGACCGGTTTCCGCGTCGGACGTCACGGCGTCAGCGCTCCCGCCGACCTCTACACCTTCGGTAAGGTCATGGGAGGCGGACTGCCCGCGGCGGCCTTCGGAGGACGACGCGACCTCATGGAACAGCTCTCCCCCACCGGCCCCATCTACCAGGCCGGTACCCTGGCGGGCAACCCCGTCACCGCCGCCGCCGGACTGACCACCCTGCACCTGCTGACCGACGAGGTCTACCAAAAGCTGGATACGCTCGCCGAACAGATCGGAACCATGGCCTCCGACGCGCTCACTAAAGCGGGTGTGGCCCACTACCTATCGGCACCGGGGAATTTGTTTAGTGTTTTCTTTACTGAGAACCAAGTAACCAACTTCGATCAGGCGAAAACGCAGAACACGGACCAATACGCGGCGTTCTTTCACGAAATGCTGCGCCAAGGCGTGTACCTCCCACCGAGCGCGTTCGAATGCTGGTTCGTTTCCGCAGCTATAACCGAGGAAGACCTGTCACAACTGGAGGCCGCCTTCGCGCGGGCCGCGAACGCCGCGGCTACAGTGCGGTCATGACCGGCTCCAAAACCATAGTTCACCTGCTCAGGCACGGCGAAGTCTACAACCCCGAAGGCATCCTGTACGGTCGCCTCTCGGGATACGGGCTCTCCGACCTGGGCCACGAGATGGCGATCGCCGCCGCCGAAAACCTCGCGGGGCGCGATATCGTCCATGTCGGCCACTCACCCCTCCTGCGGGCCGAACAGACGGCCGAACCCGTGGCGGCCTCACACCGTCTCGACCCGGTCGGCGACGCCAACCTCCTCGAACCGACCAACGTATTCGAAGGTCAACGAGTATCGGTCGGAGACGGAGCACTGCGTCAACCCAAATACTGGTGGCACATGCGCGATCCCTTCACGCCCTCCTGGGGCGAAGCGTACATATCAGTGGCCCGACGCATGATCAATGCCGTGGAAACCGCCCGACGCGCCGCACGCGGATCGGAAGCGGTCCTGGTCAGTCACCAACTGCCCATCTGGACCACCCGCCGATTCCTCGAACGCAAACGCCTCTGGCACGACCCACGCAAACGGCAATGCGGGCTCGCCTCGATCACCTCCCTTCACTTCGAAGGCCCCACGGTGACCCACATCGACTACACGGAGCCGGCCGCTGCGCTGGTCCTCAAATCCGAGACCGCCAAACGCGCCAAAGGAGCCTGAGGCAGGTCGGTCCCGGCTACGCCGGGACCGACCACGCCATCGTCGACCGCCCCTCCCCTGGCAGACGCCCTACCGCACCGGCGTCCGCCACACACCGGACCACCGACCGTCGCCCGACGGTCGCCACCCGAAGGACAACACATGAGGTTGAACCGCCGAAGCCTGCTGACCGGCTCAACGCTCCTCACCGCAGGAGCCCTGATCCCCCTGTCGGCCTGCAGCACGGATTCCGAGACCACCAACCGCGTCAACGAACTCAACCGCAAACGCTTCACCACCGCAGACGGAGACAACCTGCGCTGGAAACCCGAAGACCGCCCCGAAGCACCCGAATTCAAAGGCGACACCCTCGACGGCGACAACCTCAGCTCCCACGACTACCCCGACACACTCCTGGTCGTGAACTTCTGGGGCTCCTGGTGCACCCCCTGCCGCGAAGAAGCCCCCGCACTCGCCGCCAGCTCGGAAAAATGGCGCGACGAAGGCGTCCAATTCATCGGCATCAACATCCGCGACACCCCCGACAAGGCCCGCGCCTTCGAAGACCGCTTCGGCATCACCTACCCCTCCATCGACAACCCCTCCGGATCCATCGCCAACCAATTCATCGACATCGGCGTCAACCCCAACACCATCCCCACCACGCTGCTCATCGACACCTCCGGCCGCGTCGCCAGCATCTGGCGACAACCACTCGACGCCGACACGCTCGACGACGACATTGAAAAGGTCCTCGCCACATGACCACGATCGACCTCGCCTCGGGCTTCGCCGACGTGGCCGGAAACGGGCCGCTCCTCGCGGCGGTCGCCGTGGCCGCGCTCGCCGGACTCGTAGCGTTCCTGTCCCCCTGCACCTTGCCTCTCATGCCGGGTTACGTCGCGTACATAACCGGGTTGTCCGGATCGGATTTGTCCGCGGGACGCAAACGTGGCCGGGTGCTGCTGGGCTCTACGCTGTTCGTGCTGGGATTCAGTGCCGTCTACACCGCGACGAACTTCGCGCTGCAAAGCGTTGGGCGGGCGTTCCTCGACAACTCCACGCTCATCGAGCGGGTCGGCGGACTCGTCATGATCGCCATGGGGCTGCTGTTCATCGGGCTCATCCCGTTGGGACGCGGCTTCCAGATGAGGTGGCGTCCGGCCATGGGGCTCGCGGGTGCGCCGCTGTTCGGGGCGGTCTTCGCGCTCTCCTGGCTGCCCTGCGTCTCACCGGTATTGGTGGCCATCGTGTCGTTCAGCTACACGCAGGAGGGAACCGGACGCGGCGCGGCCCTCATGCTGGCGTATTGCCTGGGCATCGGAATTCCGTTCATCATCGTCGCCGTCGGCCTGCACCGCTTGGCGGGGGCCATGGACTTCTTCAAACGACACGGCAAGGTCATCTCCGCCATCGGCGGGGTCATGTTGATCGCCGTGGGGCTGCTGTTGACGACCGGAGAGTGGACGGGATTCATCAACTGGATGCGCGGCACCTTCGGAACCGGCGTAGGACTGATTTAGGCAGGCGGACCGACCCATGAGCAGATTCGTATCCACGCTGAAGAGCTTCGGCCGCCGCTGGTGGCATCAGCTCACCAGCATGCGCACGGCCCTGATCCTACTGTTGGCACTGGCACTGTCGGCCATTCCCGGCTCGGTGTTTCCGCAACGTGCCATCGCGCCCGAGGACGTCAACGCCTATTACGCGGAAAACCCCGACCTGGCTCCCTGGCTGGATCGCATCTGGTTTTTCGACGTGTACTCGTCACCGTGGTTTTCGGCCATCTACCTGTTGCTGATGGTGAGCCTGATCGGCTGCATCATCCCGCGCCTGCGGATACTGTGGGGGCAACTGCGGCAGAAGGTCCCGAACGCCCCGCGACTCATGTCGATCCTGCCGTTCCATCGCTCCGCCGACCAGGGTCCCAGCGCGGAGGACGTCCGCAAGCGTCTGTCCAAACAGCGCTGGCGCACCCAGGTGTACTCCGATGATGAGAGCACCACGATCGCGGCCGAAAAAGGCTACCTGCGCGAAATCGGGAACCTCGCGTTCCACATCTCCATCATCGGCATCCTCGTGGGAATGGCCATGTCAAGCTTCTTCTCCTGGTACGGCTACCGCATCCTCTCGGAAGGGCCACAGCAGGCGTTCTGCAACAACCTACAGCAGTACGACGAATACGGCCTCGGGCCGTATGTGAACGAAGATCAGCTACCCGACTTCTGCCTCCAACTGGACGAGTTCGAAGCCACGTTCAACGCCAACCAACCCACCGATTACCAGGCCGATCTGAGCTACAGCCACGAAGGCGAGGACGACGAATACAACCTACGGGTCAACCACCCGTTGAACCTGGACGGAACGAACGTCTTCCTCATCGGCCACGGCTACACGCCGGTGGTCACCTACACCGACCGGTACGGAAACTCCACGACGACGCGAGCGCCCTTCCTCGCCACCGACGACGCCCTCAACTCCGAGGGAGCCTTCAAGTTCCCCGACGCCAATGTCGACCCCGATACGCAGGAGCAAGACACGCTCAGTCAGACGGGCTTCGAGTCCATACTCGTTCCCACCTACGACCCGAGCACCGAGCGGCTCATCGGTGACGATCCCGAGTTGAACAATCCGGTTCTCGCTTTGACCGCCTATCAGGGCGATCTGGGGATGGACGACGGTTCGCCGCAGTCGGTCTATTCGCTGGACGCCGACATGATCGACGCGGGACTTCTGGAGCAGGACGGCGACGAGGTCACCGTCATCGGCATGGGTGACGAGCTGGAACTGTCGGACGGGTCAAGCCTGAGGTTCGACGACTTGGAAGAGTACGCCGTTCTCCAAGTGCGCTACAACCCCTCGCAGTTCGTTCTGCTGATTACGGCGGTCGTCCTCATGTCCTCGTTGATTCCGATGCTGGCGGTGCGCCGTCGCCGCTTCTGGGTGCGGCTACACGACGACGGAAGTGTGGAGTACGCCGGATTGACCAAGACGGAGTTCGACGGCTTCGACGAGGAGTGCGAGCGGTTGATCGAACTGGTCAACGGTCGGATCGACCCTGATGACGACGAAACGCCTCACGACACTAAGACCGATAGCACCGACCCGCAGGGAGAATCATCATGACAGGTGCCGAAATCGCCAATGCCCTCTTTGTAGGGTCCATTCTGTCCTTTGCGACGGCCATGCTGGCCGCCGCGGTGGACTTCGCGTTCAGTTCCACGCAGACGAAGGAGCCTGAGAAAGAGGCCGTGGCTTCGGGCGGCGGCGGTGCG
It encodes the following:
- a CDS encoding lytic transglycosylase domain-containing protein → MWLRRKIRIKALPAALLRGLRGGFGALRRPGGRLALQVTFTVALLAAFFAVGYFVSPIAGPSWSYGSPPERNEVTELSYFEEYVEPPDSGRPVDVRPDPNDDSDTPSPSPEESPADVSLSQWADDLSDLGISPVALEAYGRAELISQARNPGCHLSWTTLAGIGSVETNHGTTGNAILEPNGDTSDDIYGPEVVVEGERMRAAGPMQFIPPTWERWGTDGDGDGTVNVQNVFDAAVSAADYLCADGKDLRDPAQWYAAVYSYNHLDTYVHDVYERANQYGEQSK
- a CDS encoding nuclear transport factor 2 family protein encodes the protein MSYQPPQPGFDPNQQQPGQQPGYPPQQPGYPPQQGGMPPQQPGQPPQQGMPPQQGMPPQQPGYPPQQGGMPPQGGMPPQGPPPGGQPPGGFAPQGPPQKSGNKTPIIIAVVAVAVLAIGGGAAFFFLGSGGGPSSSDSPEEVVQKFLDGPMEDAMNGDFEGAQDSAKGYLCEDLQSNFDEEVDTSAAEGMGDMDIQYEVGGSEVDGDNATVDVEATVTVEFEGESNEETRTFSWDLKKEDSTWKICDMGGMA
- a CDS encoding GNAT family N-acetyltransferase, which produces MRVEELNAAQMSTDDIEQWCDVLNAMTDSDMPGEPQWNSHRLRDYLSQTLPGSQRKLLVAYEDRGHFLGHSVITRLSDDPVGIVEIATRPEVRGQGIGKLLLRHTADSAEAMGCDTVCAEVIATTPAVGFYDRLGFEIAELEHRHLLRWDNIDWEFMETAAKRVAADYELRYFPGSVPASYADSYADVKAHLHSPEAPIVWLPEWRPSAEANQLATAFDTLRKRGMRPHIMVAINERTDEVVGLTEVVVSNQRPTRADQYDTVVASGHRSYGLAMTMKAALLLELRQREPQLHDVQTWTSPDAQDVNWVNAQLGFVHDVNWYDYEIPLHTLKKSLNDGT
- a CDS encoding adenylate/guanylate cyclase domain-containing protein, producing the protein MDTTDLTTAPISTAVTQRIHTTTGLPSGFLTFILTDIEGSTPLVCELGDDRYRELIQRHRRIIRQCLERSGGYEVETEGDSFLLVFTDAQAALRCATRIQFALADTVWPYYGYDRPVRPRVRIAAHSGYAEASDQGYSTIEIHRTARICSATHGDQILISEQCRAAAHEPHTIHIGDYDLKGLNESLSLYQLTTPGLRADFAPPPVRRRRHNLPQPYSHTITHPDQMERINRALEVQRLITLTGLPRSGKTTTALSWAHAHLDEFEGGVWYVNTDDLGGGLLRALGKPVEPFRAPLDTAIEHVRDRRSLVVVDGQDPRPDPGRLRALLDACPRLRVIVCAREAVGLEGESTLPQLAPGIERCAKLLRQGVRAHGSDLDDTDARRIVNTVDCFVPAFELLSQLVAVSGPIATQQELTNNPCELFEHSVVDHSVHSCVRALDSTQEGLFRALLTYGSARFGIGLLMRTARNHGAHFSDLKRMIDMALLVPTSEAHYRIPAPIRWLHRPRWDDRLRPTMPNPPLSPAWAQAEQGFDTPSYVQDGLALSSPR
- a CDS encoding TlpA family protein disulfide reductase, with the translated sequence MRLNRRSLLTGSTLLTAGALIPLSACSTDSETTNRVNELNRKRFTTADGDNLRWKPEDRPEAPEFKGDTLDGDNLSSHDYPDTLLVVNFWGSWCTPCREEAPALAASSEKWRDEGVQFIGINIRDTPDKARAFEDRFGITYPSIDNPSGSIANQFIDIGVNPNTIPTTLLIDTSGRVASIWRQPLDADTLDDDIEKVLAT
- a CDS encoding potassium channel family protein, encoding MSPLRREWPPPNTKHVIVVGDTGLALRFIRNLTDNFGVAVTAVISPGSGFQSFEIRAAQARNDLLRVQETDRIEADTVASYGLEKAHAVVLLAQDDVGNLHLALKLRQLIQQSARRKKQTTQARLIIRMYNRQLTSRVRHLVGKNEIFIESDADMVAPTYAAAAQHHIPPGRIQIWGRELLVTNNPSDNTQWIIAEGKRPYTQILPQTVNEAPRYLRLLPAARSQTLSRLRQRTTRGLKRLSREFRRTIDIKLRLATILLLVIMISGIVILRVHGAEDANPSGIWDAIYILALAAGGGIDPDLGAPTWSRYAHVAVTLSGALLIPVVTGAIVQSLVGRKYALATGRIVEPVRKHIIVVGLGNIGTRVVEMLRAQGQPVVAIEKDHDVPGVNTARSVGAQVLFGNASNPEILREAGIAQCLSVVAMAKLDSQNLEIALCAVHCRADVRTVLRIYDEEFAELVRENLNARFLARQRRSGRNYGRGAWPLDTLPLHLSWSAPRVAAASFAALVTDDQILSTIPVRGQLVHVAQVRVEPGSNIVGEKAGVVDEPGGFRLIGIRRQEWDESGEMVRVGNKVSGPNDIWCPDCEEVLREEDQLLVLASQAGLAFLEQRTSAVVRDDDEETVPKQRR
- the hemL gene encoding glutamate-1-semialdehyde 2,1-aminomutase, coding for MQEVSHSNSEKYTQRGTKVTPGGVNSPVRAFGGVGGTPVYMESAQGSRMVDVDGNSYIDLVGSWGPMILGHAHPEVVSAVTTAAERGTSFGTSSPGEVELAEELVARTNCEQVRLVTSGTEATMSALRLARGATGRDKVIKFAGCYHGHGDAFLAAAGSGVATLGTPDSPGVPASATADTIVVPYNDLDAVTEALQANEGQVAAVITEAIPGNMGCVAPQDDFNERLYRLAHEHGSLLISDEVMTGFRVGRHGVSAPADLYTFGKVMGGGLPAAAFGGRRDLMEQLSPTGPIYQAGTLAGNPVTAAAGLTTLHLLTDEVYQKLDTLAEQIGTMASDALTKAGVAHYLSAPGNLFSVFFTENQVTNFDQAKTQNTDQYAAFFHEMLRQGVYLPPSAFECWFVSAAITEEDLSQLEAAFARAANAAATVRS
- a CDS encoding histidine phosphatase family protein, producing the protein MTGSKTIVHLLRHGEVYNPEGILYGRLSGYGLSDLGHEMAIAAAENLAGRDIVHVGHSPLLRAEQTAEPVAASHRLDPVGDANLLEPTNVFEGQRVSVGDGALRQPKYWWHMRDPFTPSWGEAYISVARRMINAVETARRAARGSEAVLVSHQLPIWTTRRFLERKRLWHDPRKRQCGLASITSLHFEGPTVTHIDYTEPAAALVLKSETAKRAKGA